The following proteins are encoded in a genomic region of Phycisphaerae bacterium:
- a CDS encoding PAS domain S-box protein codes for MEEKGSKKNLPAVKATIEFVILILAATVLFLTVNSLGILGAFCRSYAQHDKIMFAVILLASALAFCSFRRWLEVRRAHKKLAESEEKLRFQAALLDEIGDGITATDFEGKITYVNQAQCNRIKRNRDELIGQHVEIYGQDPSLGATQNEIVQATLANGRWSGDVCNTASDGSKIVVECHTWLMKDKDGNPTGLCGLSRDMTERKTREQELQKHKCYLEALDKAAGILLHSILEIKYDEFLATLGAASDVDRVHIFLKTTDEKSGTPLVRQKTQWCRNEIQPVSKEFTEKYFLEKIFPVWQKILTAGKCIRLCTKNFPPEQLDFWESIHIKALLIVPIMLDDQLGGFISFDNCTEPRQWTEFEIEFIDTAAKDLASAIKRLEIKKELKEQRDFAQKLIETAQTIVLVLDANANIITFNPYFEKLSGYRLDEVKGKNWIETFLPAQNRQRVHKIFEIAIRNTPTQGYINPIIAKSGRIIYVEWFDKTLKDENGKITALLATGQDITERLKAEEQLKKAHLELEQRVIQRTAALQTINTQLTKTIEEKDHIQKILQETEKNAALGKLAAQIAHEINNPMAGIKNSFLLIKDAIPSNHQYFGYVARIEKEINRVSQIVKQMFDLYRPDTDSADNFMVREVIEDITELLRIASQEKQILIEIKCSDDISVILSEALFRQVVYNIVQNAIQASPPQGIIKIAAAISDSRLNIQVSDEGPGIDEKIREKIFEPFFTTGSGGSASGLGLGLSITKDIINAMEGKISFENRKPIGTTFNISIPINNESAN; via the coding sequence ATGGAAGAAAAAGGTTCCAAAAAAAACCTGCCGGCAGTTAAAGCTACAATTGAATTTGTAATTCTAATTCTTGCCGCAACAGTTCTGTTTTTAACCGTAAATTCTCTGGGGATTTTGGGTGCATTTTGCCGGTCTTATGCTCAACACGATAAGATTATGTTTGCCGTAATCCTCCTTGCATCGGCATTGGCTTTTTGTTCATTCAGAAGATGGCTTGAAGTTCGAAGAGCACACAAGAAACTGGCCGAATCCGAAGAAAAGCTTCGCTTTCAGGCAGCGCTGCTGGACGAAATCGGCGATGGTATCACAGCTACCGATTTTGAGGGAAAAATTACCTATGTAAACCAGGCCCAGTGTAACCGGATAAAAAGAAATAGAGATGAACTAATCGGACAACACGTTGAAATTTATGGTCAGGACCCCTCTTTAGGCGCAACTCAGAACGAGATAGTTCAGGCCACTCTTGCAAATGGCAGATGGTCCGGCGATGTTTGCAACACGGCATCGGACGGCAGCAAAATCGTCGTTGAGTGCCATACATGGCTGATGAAAGATAAAGACGGCAACCCGACAGGACTGTGCGGGCTATCAAGAGATATGACCGAAAGAAAAACACGCGAACAGGAACTGCAAAAACACAAATGTTATCTCGAAGCTCTTGATAAGGCCGCCGGAATACTTCTACATTCAATATTAGAAATAAAATACGATGAATTTCTTGCCACTTTAGGAGCTGCTTCCGATGTAGACAGGGTGCACATCTTTTTAAAAACCACTGATGAAAAGTCCGGTACGCCCCTCGTCAGACAAAAAACACAATGGTGCCGTAACGAAATCCAGCCTGTGTCGAAAGAATTTACAGAAAAATATTTTTTAGAAAAAATCTTTCCGGTGTGGCAAAAGATATTGACCGCCGGTAAATGTATACGCCTTTGTACGAAAAACTTCCCGCCCGAACAGCTTGACTTCTGGGAATCGATACATATAAAAGCACTGCTTATTGTCCCTATAATGCTTGATGACCAATTGGGCGGTTTCATAAGTTTCGATAACTGCACAGAACCGCGTCAATGGACAGAATTCGAAATTGAATTTATTGATACGGCGGCAAAAGACCTGGCGAGCGCAATAAAACGGCTGGAAATAAAAAAAGAATTAAAGGAACAGAGAGATTTTGCCCAAAAATTAATTGAGACCGCACAAACTATCGTCCTCGTACTGGACGCCAATGCGAATATTATAACCTTCAACCCGTATTTTGAAAAACTATCCGGTTACCGACTCGATGAAGTAAAGGGAAAAAACTGGATTGAAACCTTCCTGCCGGCACAGAACAGACAAAGAGTCCACAAGATTTTCGAAATAGCCATCCGTAATACCCCGACACAGGGCTATATCAATCCCATCATAGCAAAGAGCGGCAGGATTATATATGTCGAGTGGTTTGACAAAACACTGAAAGATGAAAATGGCAAAATAACCGCCCTGCTTGCAACCGGTCAGGATATTACCGAAAGACTAAAGGCCGAAGAGCAGCTCAAAAAGGCTCATCTTGAACTTGAACAAAGAGTCATACAACGCACCGCGGCACTGCAGACAATAAATACTCAGTTGACAAAAACAATTGAGGAAAAAGACCACATTCAGAAAATCCTGCAGGAAACCGAAAAAAATGCCGCTCTTGGCAAACTTGCGGCACAAATCGCTCACGAAATCAACAATCCTATGGCAGGAATTAAGAATTCGTTTCTGCTGATAAAAGACGCTATCCCATCGAATCATCAGTATTTCGGATACGTTGCAAGAATCGAAAAGGAAATCAACAGGGTCTCGCAGATAGTCAAACAGATGTTCGACCTTTACAGGCCTGATACAGACTCGGCAGATAATTTTATGGTTCGTGAAGTTATTGAAGATATTACTGAGCTTCTGAGAATCGCCAGCCAGGAAAAGCAGATACTTATCGAAATCAAATGCTCAGATGATATATCTGTTATCCTGTCAGAAGCGCTTTTCAGGCAGGTAGTTTATAATATAGTCCAAAACGCTATTCAGGCATCGCCGCCACAGGGGATAATCAAAATAGCCGCTGCAATAAGCGATTCGAGACTTAATATCCAGGTAAGCGACGAAGGACCTGGAATCGATGAAAAAATCAGGGAAAAAATCTTCGAGCCTTTCTTCACAACCGGCTCCGGCGGTTCCGCAAGCGGGCTGGGGCTGGGACTGTCTATAACAAAAGATATTATCAACGCGATGGAAGGAAAAATATCTTTTGAAAACCGTAAACCTATAGGAACCACATTTAATATTTCTATACCAATAAACAATGAATCAGCAAACTGA
- a CDS encoding response regulator, which produces MNQQTDNILGNILLADDEQTFLEATAQLLRNEGFDCDIAENTEQTLKKLSQKNYDLLIADIKMPGNLNLELVQKASSSHPAMSIILITGYPSQQTAIAAVTLPVTAYILKPLDLPELLQKTKSAVKVSMLYKTVNNTKNNIMKWVEELENIELTLQQNRYDAFDAALKSFLSITTAKIDEVFENIRLVTFLLDDIKPNAQVCKIMNCSKLSDLTDGIEQAVNSIKKSREMYKSKQLAEIRTKLEKLLENIQKF; this is translated from the coding sequence ATGAATCAGCAAACTGACAATATTCTCGGAAATATCCTGCTCGCAGATGACGAACAAACCTTTCTGGAGGCAACGGCACAACTGCTTCGCAACGAAGGATTCGATTGCGATATCGCCGAAAATACTGAACAGACTCTGAAAAAACTTTCGCAGAAAAATTACGACCTGCTTATCGCAGATATAAAAATGCCCGGCAATTTAAACCTTGAACTTGTCCAAAAAGCCTCTTCCAGCCATCCTGCGATGAGTATCATTCTCATAACAGGTTACCCTTCTCAGCAAACCGCCATCGCAGCAGTCACACTGCCTGTAACCGCCTATATACTTAAACCTCTCGATCTTCCAGAGTTGCTGCAAAAAACCAAATCGGCTGTTAAAGTCAGTATGCTCTACAAGACAGTAAACAACACTAAAAACAATATTATGAAATGGGTTGAAGAACTGGAAAATATCGAGCTTACCCTGCAGCAAAACAGATATGATGCGTTCGACGCCGCCTTAAAAAGCTTTCTCAGTATTACGACCGCAAAAATAGACGAAGTTTTCGAGAATATTCGTCTTGTTACATTTCTGCTCGACGATATTAAACCTAATGCTCAAGTCTGCAAAATTATGAACTGTTCTAAATTATCGGACCTTACAGATGGAATAGAACAGGCTGTAAATTCCATCAAAAAAAGCAGAGAAATGTATAAATCAAAACAATTGGCCGAAATAAGAACAAAACTGGAAAAGTTACTTGAAAATATCCAGAAGTTTTAA
- a CDS encoding tyrosine-type recombinase/integrase, with the protein MRDCDLKNEFLKFISYGKHRANRTINSYRSDLDQFVTFLSYENAETEKLEIVPISGQKTNRPEEQSASFLIKADTKKVRAFMSHLQRRNYSQASIRRKFATLLCFYNFLNSQHWLDYNPMTEIKPPKVKKHTPKILTDEQIWQLLHTPNLDNWLGARDRAMLELLCNTGIRVSELVNLNIGDVNLGNLQLAITSSNDKKRFISLTGAVAGTLNYYLKLMQRKTAFDDKNPQNPIFVNKFGTRLDVRSADRRIEKYIALAGLDKSITPYDFRHSFAQKLLRQGADIDELHRLFGFESTSATQLYVESLG; encoded by the coding sequence GTGCGAGATTGTGACCTAAAAAATGAGTTTCTCAAATTTATCAGTTATGGCAAACATCGGGCAAACAGAACTATCAACAGCTACAGAAGCGACCTTGACCAATTTGTGACGTTCCTAAGTTATGAAAATGCTGAAACTGAGAAGTTGGAGATTGTACCCATTTCGGGGCAAAAAACGAACCGGCCGGAAGAACAATCGGCATCGTTTTTAATAAAAGCGGATACGAAAAAGGTAAGGGCTTTTATGAGCCACCTGCAAAGAAGAAACTATTCTCAGGCTTCCATAAGACGGAAATTCGCAACCCTTCTCTGCTTTTACAACTTTCTAAATTCCCAACACTGGCTCGACTATAATCCTATGACTGAAATCAAACCGCCAAAAGTCAAAAAACATACGCCTAAAATACTCACTGACGAACAAATCTGGCAGTTGCTTCATACGCCGAATCTCGACAACTGGCTTGGGGCACGGGACCGGGCCATGCTTGAATTGCTGTGCAATACCGGAATCCGTGTCAGCGAGCTTGTCAATCTTAACATAGGCGATGTAAATTTAGGTAACCTCCAACTGGCGATTACCTCGTCCAACGATAAAAAAAGATTTATAAGTCTGACGGGCGCTGTTGCCGGAACACTCAATTACTACCTGAAACTAATGCAAAGAAAAACGGCTTTTGATGACAAAAATCCACAAAATCCCATTTTTGTGAATAAATTCGGCACAAGACTCGATGTAAGAAGTGCCGACAGAAGAATTGAAAAATATATTGCACTTGCAGGGCTGGATAAATCGATTACTCCTTACGATTTCAGGCACAGTTTTGCCCAAAAACTTTTACGGCAGGGCGCCGATATCGATGAATTACATCGGCTTTTTGGGTTTGAGTCAACCTCCGCAACACAGTTGTACGTTGAATCTCTTGGTTAA
- a CDS encoding response regulator has product MVGQGRILLADDEQTFCDSTGELLRREGYHCDCVPDAPAAIEKLKQNSYDLLIADIKMPGNPNLELIKDLPELAKGTFAILVTAYPSQKSAIEAVQLPVAAYMVKPLDFDELKKNVDQAIKQKNLFQTVSQTKERLQQWQTQMQNIEEVLKKRNNKTFSTSIRNFLDLTLSNISAAFMDVKNLTQILADDQKESAVCNLLNCPKLTELTEGLAETIKILEMTKSSFKSKELGQLRIKLEQLTKKAKKI; this is encoded by the coding sequence ATGGTTGGACAGGGCCGCATTCTGCTGGCTGACGACGAACAAACCTTCTGTGATTCCACGGGTGAGCTACTCAGGCGGGAAGGTTATCATTGCGATTGTGTTCCGGATGCTCCGGCAGCAATAGAAAAACTAAAACAAAATTCCTATGACCTGCTTATCGCAGACATAAAAATGCCCGGCAATCCGAATCTTGAACTGATTAAGGATCTGCCGGAACTGGCAAAAGGCACTTTCGCTATACTCGTAACCGCATATCCATCGCAGAAGTCGGCCATTGAAGCGGTCCAATTGCCTGTCGCGGCATATATGGTAAAACCCCTCGATTTTGATGAACTGAAGAAAAACGTTGACCAGGCTATTAAACAAAAAAACCTTTTCCAAACAGTTTCCCAGACAAAAGAACGGCTCCAACAGTGGCAAACACAGATGCAGAACATAGAGGAAGTTCTTAAAAAAAGGAACAATAAAACATTTTCCACTTCCATCAGAAATTTTCTCGACCTGACCCTGAGCAATATAAGCGCTGCATTTATGGATGTAAAAAATCTTACTCAAATACTGGCAGACGACCAAAAAGAATCGGCGGTCTGCAATCTTCTGAATTGTCCGAAACTTACTGAACTTACTGAAGGTTTGGCCGAAACAATAAAAATACTTGAAATGACAAAAAGCTCCTTTAAGTCAAAAGAACTCGGACAACTAAGAATAAAACTGGAACAACTGACAAAAAAAGCCAAAAAAATTTAA
- a CDS encoding sugar isomerase: MNTDAKYAQFALTREMMQTPDILRNFKLSNSEKVLNALKQQGKLFFTGEGSSRIFPAKNAMYCAKRAGINLDLATEGGLQSCSYDLADFVVFGASNSGQTKEVIRLFEKLNKINHKNLFALIANKNTKLESIAQQTFILSCEKELAVAATKSVAEQALFYQELLSAFQGISLGRKLSQLADAFHKALTMPIDEKITNAIASAGTIYFAGKNDGVAEELTLKTNEITRKKSDFLEGTYAVHGVEEVMNKNDVVILIDPFKSELEKIKQTLVDGVGLKVFAVCDEETIFPTIKIPDIGELTNYVYLAAGWNILVETGVSLGINLDKPQRARKVGNEYFGG, from the coding sequence ATGAACACCGACGCTAAATACGCACAATTTGCCCTTACCCGTGAAATGATGCAGACCCCGGATATTCTGCGAAATTTCAAGCTTTCAAACAGCGAAAAAGTCCTCAACGCCCTCAAACAACAAGGGAAACTCTTTTTTACCGGCGAAGGCTCAAGCAGGATTTTCCCGGCCAAAAACGCAATGTACTGCGCAAAAAGAGCGGGCATTAATCTCGACCTCGCGACAGAAGGCGGCCTGCAGTCATGCAGTTACGACCTTGCGGACTTCGTTGTTTTCGGCGCATCCAACAGCGGACAAACAAAAGAGGTCATTCGCCTGTTTGAAAAACTTAACAAGATTAATCATAAAAATCTCTTTGCGCTTATCGCAAATAAAAATACAAAACTCGAATCCATAGCACAGCAGACCTTTATCTTAAGCTGCGAAAAAGAGCTGGCTGTGGCCGCCACAAAAAGCGTCGCCGAACAGGCCCTGTTCTATCAGGAATTACTGTCCGCATTTCAGGGGATATCGCTCGGCAGGAAATTGTCTCAACTGGCCGATGCATTTCACAAGGCTCTGACAATGCCGATAGACGAAAAAATTACAAACGCGATAGCATCAGCAGGTACGATTTATTTCGCCGGCAAGAATGACGGCGTCGCAGAAGAATTAACATTAAAAACAAACGAAATTACCCGCAAGAAAAGCGACTTCCTTGAAGGCACTTATGCCGTTCACGGCGTAGAAGAGGTAATGAATAAAAACGATGTTGTTATTCTGATTGACCCGTTCAAGAGCGAACTGGAAAAGATAAAACAGACCCTCGTCGACGGCGTGGGCTTAAAAGTTTTCGCTGTCTGCGATGAAGAAACAATATTCCCAACAATCAAAATACCTGATATCGGAGAACTGACCAATTATGTATATCTTGCCGCCGGATGGAATATCCTGGTTGAAACGGGCGTAAGTCTTGGTATCAATCTTGATAAGCCTCAGCGGGCAAGAAAGGTCGGCAACGAATACTTCGGCGGTTAA
- a CDS encoding homoserine O-acetyltransferase yields MTEKQTSSVGIVETKTIRVVDIDKPLKLVSGKTLAPIDAAYETYGQLNSAGDNAVLICHALSGSAHAAGFNSADDKKPGWWDIMIGPGKAIDTNKYYVICSNFLGSCSGTTGPSSINMQTGKPYNLDFPMITIADMVKVQKLLLDKLGIKRLLSVVGGSMGGMQVLQWAIEYPELVKSAVVIAATSRLGAQAIAFDAVGRNAILSDIEAGRAPKKGLATARMIGHITYLSEESMREKFGRELRSADEYSYDLNSEFLVETYLDYQGQSFVDRFDANCYLYITKAMDYFDLAREHGSLEQAFAKTKTRFLIISFTSDWLFTPAQSEEMVNALVAQRKLVSYCNIFSPYGHDAFLLEPETLGRLISGFISTTIEKPKFERLSVISSAKGIERVKRLRVDYELIESLIEPDSRVLDVGCGDGQLLLHLQHDKNIDAEGIEVDQELILQCVSGGLNIIHRDIERGLRHYPDNSFDYAILSQTLQTLKNPHHVFAELLRVASKVIVSFPNFAYWRCRAGLFFSGRAPRTKQLPFEWYDTPNIHVISIKDFEKFCDKIGAKVETKIPLIGNRRSPVKFAPNLFAEQAIYLTSRK; encoded by the coding sequence ATGACTGAAAAGCAAACAAGTTCGGTTGGTATTGTTGAGACCAAAACTATAAGGGTTGTCGATATTGATAAGCCTTTAAAGCTGGTCAGCGGGAAAACTCTGGCTCCTATAGATGCGGCCTATGAGACTTATGGACAGTTGAATTCCGCCGGCGATAATGCTGTGCTTATTTGTCACGCCCTTAGCGGAAGCGCTCACGCGGCCGGTTTTAACAGTGCCGACGATAAAAAGCCCGGCTGGTGGGACATAATGATAGGTCCCGGCAAGGCGATTGATACGAACAAATATTATGTAATATGTTCCAATTTTCTCGGAAGCTGCAGCGGCACAACCGGACCGTCGAGTATCAATATGCAGACGGGAAAACCTTACAATCTTGACTTCCCGATGATAACCATTGCGGATATGGTTAAGGTTCAGAAGTTACTGCTGGATAAGCTCGGCATAAAGCGGCTTTTAAGCGTTGTCGGCGGCTCAATGGGCGGAATGCAGGTGCTCCAGTGGGCGATAGAATATCCTGAGCTTGTCAAATCGGCGGTAGTAATTGCCGCTACGTCAAGGCTCGGTGCGCAGGCGATTGCCTTTGACGCGGTCGGCAGAAACGCAATCCTTTCGGATATTGAGGCCGGCAGGGCACCGAAGAAAGGTCTTGCCACCGCCAGAATGATTGGCCATATTACTTATCTTTCAGAAGAGAGCATGAGGGAAAAATTCGGCAGGGAACTGAGAAGCGCCGATGAATACAGTTACGATTTGAATTCTGAATTTTTAGTTGAGACATATCTCGACTATCAGGGCCAGAGCTTTGTCGACCGTTTTGACGCCAATTGCTATTTGTATATAACAAAGGCGATGGATTATTTCGACCTTGCCAGAGAGCACGGTTCGCTTGAGCAGGCTTTCGCGAAGACGAAAACAAGATTTTTAATAATCAGCTTTACAAGCGACTGGCTTTTTACGCCGGCTCAATCTGAAGAAATGGTAAACGCTCTTGTCGCGCAAAGAAAACTCGTCAGCTATTGTAATATTTTTTCGCCTTATGGTCACGATGCTTTTCTGCTGGAACCTGAAACGCTGGGCAGATTAATCAGCGGATTTATTTCGACGACTATTGAAAAGCCAAAGTTCGAAAGACTTTCCGTTATTTCCAGCGCAAAAGGCATTGAGCGCGTAAAAAGGCTCCGCGTTGATTACGAACTGATAGAATCGCTTATAGAACCCGACAGCAGGGTTCTTGATGTCGGCTGCGGAGACGGACAGCTTCTCCTGCATCTTCAGCACGATAAAAATATCGACGCTGAGGGCATCGAAGTTGACCAGGAACTGATTTTGCAGTGTGTAAGCGGCGGCCTTAATATAATCCACAGGGATATCGAACGCGGCCTCAGGCATTATCCGGACAACAGCTTCGATTATGCCATACTTTCCCAGACATTGCAGACGCTTAAAAATCCGCATCATGTTTTTGCTGAGCTTTTAAGAGTTGCGTCAAAAGTTATTGTAAGTTTTCCGAATTTCGCATATTGGCGGTGCAGAGCGGGCCTGTTCTTCAGCGGCAGGGCTCCCCGTACCAAACAGTTGCCTTTCGAATGGTACGATACGCCGAATATACACGTTATATCGATTAAGGATTTCGAAAAATTCTGTGATAAAATCGGCGCAAAAGTCGAGACAAAAATCCCGCTCATCGGCAATCGCCGAAGTCCTGTAAAGTTTGCTCCTAATCTCTTTGCCGAGCAGGCAATTTACCTGACAAGCCGAAAATAA
- a CDS encoding NAD(P)H-dependent oxidoreductase subunit E: MSENLQTEVKKICQACGNDRTRMMDIVRAVQQQFGQVSSEAMNLIAKSVNCHRVEVESVVSFYAFLSKKSKGKIVIRLCNDVVDKMAGVDRIAEAFKKELGIDFGQTTPDGKITLEYTPCIGMCDQAPAALVNDEVITYLSTDKVKELIDDIKKHYDPAKLKHRLGDGNNADELVHSCVHNGVRKKGRVIFSEYKQEAGLKNALAMSPVEVINEVKTARLRGRGGAGFPTGMKWQFTRAATGNKKFILCNADEGEPGTFKDRVLLTERADMLVEGMTIGGYAIGAEAGILYLRGEYAYLRKLLEKVLKDRRDKKLLGNNILGKQGFNFDITIQMGAGAYICGEETALISSCEGLRGDPKTRPPFPAQKGYLGLPTSVNNVETLCCVARILEMGAAWFAEVGSKGSPSTKLLSISGDCRLPGVYEFPFGIKVTDLLKEVGADDAQAVLIGGPSGQIIGPNDYNRTICYDDLATGGAVVIFGPERDMVEIAAEYMEFFVEESCGYCTPCRVGNVLLKKYLDKILAGKGEPEDLDILQKLGESIKTTSRCGMGQTSPNPVLTTLKNFRKIYEAKVKKSSDGMQPNFDIRKALADGETAANRQSVIYTK, translated from the coding sequence ATGAGTGAAAATCTTCAGACAGAAGTTAAAAAGATTTGCCAGGCCTGCGGCAATGACCGAACAAGAATGATGGATATTGTCCGAGCGGTACAACAGCAATTCGGACAGGTCAGCAGCGAAGCGATGAATCTTATCGCCAAATCCGTCAATTGCCACAGGGTCGAGGTAGAAAGCGTCGTTTCGTTTTACGCGTTTCTGTCGAAAAAATCCAAAGGCAAAATTGTCATCCGTCTGTGTAACGATGTGGTCGATAAGATGGCCGGCGTCGATAGAATCGCCGAAGCATTTAAAAAAGAGCTCGGCATTGATTTCGGCCAGACAACACCGGACGGCAAAATAACCCTCGAATATACGCCCTGCATAGGAATGTGCGACCAGGCACCGGCGGCACTTGTAAATGATGAAGTCATAACATATCTTTCCACCGACAAGGTAAAAGAGCTTATCGATGATATTAAAAAGCATTACGACCCGGCGAAACTAAAACATCGTCTCGGCGACGGCAATAATGCCGATGAGCTTGTTCACTCCTGCGTACATAACGGCGTAAGAAAAAAAGGCAGGGTTATTTTTTCCGAATACAAACAGGAAGCCGGCCTGAAAAACGCTCTGGCTATGAGTCCTGTAGAAGTAATCAACGAAGTAAAAACAGCTCGTCTTCGCGGCAGAGGCGGCGCGGGATTTCCGACAGGAATGAAATGGCAGTTCACACGGGCCGCGACAGGCAATAAAAAATTCATCCTCTGTAATGCCGATGAGGGCGAACCAGGCACTTTTAAGGACAGAGTCCTTCTGACGGAACGTGCCGATATGCTTGTCGAAGGTATGACAATCGGCGGCTACGCAATCGGGGCAGAGGCAGGCATTCTGTACCTGCGGGGCGAATACGCTTACCTGAGAAAACTGCTCGAAAAAGTTTTAAAAGACAGAAGAGATAAAAAACTCCTCGGTAACAATATTCTTGGCAAACAGGGCTTCAATTTCGATATTACAATCCAGATGGGAGCAGGCGCATACATCTGCGGTGAAGAAACGGCATTGATAAGTTCCTGCGAAGGTCTGCGAGGCGACCCGAAAACAAGGCCGCCGTTCCCGGCACAAAAAGGCTACCTCGGTCTTCCGACCTCGGTAAATAACGTTGAAACATTATGCTGTGTGGCTCGCATACTTGAAATGGGCGCCGCATGGTTTGCGGAGGTAGGCTCGAAAGGCAGTCCAAGTACAAAACTGCTGAGCATTTCCGGCGATTGCAGACTGCCGGGCGTTTATGAATTTCCATTCGGAATAAAAGTAACAGACCTGCTGAAGGAAGTCGGCGCCGACGATGCACAGGCTGTACTCATCGGCGGTCCAAGCGGCCAGATAATAGGTCCAAATGATTATAATCGAACCATCTGCTATGACGATTTGGCGACAGGCGGAGCAGTAGTCATATTCGGTCCGGAAAGAGATATGGTGGAAATCGCCGCCGAGTATATGGAATTCTTTGTCGAGGAAAGCTGCGGTTATTGCACCCCGTGCAGAGTAGGCAACGTATTGCTGAAAAAATATCTTGATAAAATTCTCGCAGGCAAGGGCGAACCGGAAGACCTCGATATACTGCAAAAACTCGGTGAAAGCATCAAGACAACCAGCAGATGCGGCATGGGGCAGACTTCGCCGAACCCGGTACTGACCACACTGAAAAATTTCCGCAAAATCTACGAAGCGAAAGTCAAAAAATCTTCTGACGGTATGCAGCCGAATTTCGATATTAGAAAAGCTCTGGCAGACGGTGAAACCGCTGCAAATCGTCAATCTGTAATCTACACAAAATAA
- a CDS encoding 2Fe-2S iron-sulfur cluster-binding protein, whose amino-acid sequence MSEHITFTIDGVEIKGKAGQTILQAADQAGIYIPRLCYLSELIPHGSCRVCTVIVNGKPQAACTQPITEGMTVENDTPELKEHRRNIIDMLFVEGNHYCMFCEKSGNCELQAMAYRLGIPAPKYPYLFPEKDIDATHPDIFIDRNRCILCGRCVEASRDIDHKGVFEFVGRGINKKVAVNAEANLKDSNFKVADKAADVCPVGSIIKKRVGFAVPVGQRKYDSKPIGSEIENKK is encoded by the coding sequence ATGAGTGAGCATATAACCTTTACAATTGATGGCGTTGAGATAAAAGGCAAGGCTGGACAGACTATTCTGCAGGCTGCTGACCAGGCAGGTATCTATATACCAAGACTCTGCTATCTCTCCGAGCTTATACCCCACGGAAGCTGCCGGGTATGTACCGTTATTGTCAACGGCAAACCGCAGGCCGCCTGTACTCAGCCGATAACAGAGGGAATGACCGTAGAAAATGACACGCCGGAGCTTAAAGAGCACAGGCGCAATATTATCGATATGCTCTTTGTCGAAGGCAATCACTATTGTATGTTCTGCGAAAAGAGCGGCAACTGCGAACTGCAGGCTATGGCTTACAGACTCGGCATCCCGGCCCCGAAATATCCTTATCTTTTCCCGGAAAAAGACATCGATGCCACGCATCCGGACATATTCATCGACCGCAACAGGTGCATTCTGTGCGGCAGATGTGTCGAGGCTTCAAGAGATATCGACCATAAAGGCGTTTTTGAATTTGTAGGCAGAGGCATTAACAAGAAAGTGGCCGTCAACGCCGAAGCAAACCTCAAAGACAGCAATTTTAAAGTCGCCGATAAAGCCGCCGATGTTTGTCCTGTCGGTTCGATAATTAAAAAACGAGTCGGTTTTGCCGTTCCTGTAGGACAGAGAAAATACGACAGCAAGCCAATCGGCTCTGAAATAGAAAACAAAAAATAA
- a CDS encoding NADP oxidoreductase, whose product MSKPKIATASLAGCFGCHMSILDIDERILKLIELVDFDKSPIDDIKEFTGRCAVGLIEGGCANEENVRVLQDFRKHCDILISVGDCAIMGGIPAMRNNIPLKECLDEAYLNGPTVHNPENITPNDKEIPLCLDRVYPCHEVVKIDYHLPGCPPSADTIWQALVALLTNKPLELPYELIKYD is encoded by the coding sequence ATGTCAAAACCAAAAATAGCAACAGCATCGCTGGCCGGCTGCTTCGGCTGTCATATGTCGATACTCGACATCGATGAGCGGATTTTAAAGCTTATCGAGCTTGTCGATTTCGACAAATCGCCAATTGACGACATAAAGGAATTTACCGGAAGATGCGCTGTGGGCCTGATTGAAGGCGGATGCGCGAACGAGGAAAACGTCCGCGTTCTGCAGGACTTCCGCAAACACTGCGATATCCTTATTTCCGTCGGCGATTGCGCCATCATGGGCGGAATACCGGCAATGAGAAACAATATCCCTTTAAAGGAATGTCTCGATGAGGCATATCTGAACGGCCCGACGGTGCACAATCCGGAAAATATTACCCCGAACGATAAGGAGATCCCGCTGTGCCTTGACAGGGTTTATCCGTGCCATGAGGTCGTCAAGATTGATTATCATCTGCCCGGCTGTCCGCCAAGTGCGGATACTATCTGGCAGGCGCTTGTAGCGCTTTTGACCAATAAACCTCTTGAACTGCCTTATGAACTGATAAAATACGATTAA